TGTGTCTTCCGTCGTGTCAGGCGGATCAATGGATACCTTCAACTGGTCATTGGTTCCTCGGTCAAGCGTGAGATCAGCTTTATCCAGCGAAATGCTGTGAATGAGGATCACAATCGTAACCTTGCACGTCGCGATATGGGTGCCAATCTTGGCCGTGATCGTTGTTTCGCCCTTGCTGATGGCCGCGACCTTCCCGGTGCTGTCAACTGTGGCAACAGCTGGATTAGAGGAAGTCCATGTCACCGTTGTGTCTTCCGTCGTGTCAGGCGGATCAATGGATACCTTCAACTGGTCATTGGTTCCTCGATCAAGCGTAAGATTAGCTTTATCCAGTGAAATGCTGTGAATGAGGACCACAACCGTAACATTGCAGGTCGCGGTGTGGGTGCCGACCTTGGCCGTGATCTTCGCGTCCCCGGCGCTGACGGCCGTAACTTTCCCGGTATTGTCTACCGTGGCGATTTCCGGATTGGAAGAAGTCCATGTCACCGTCTTGTCTTCGGTCGTGTCGGGCGGCTCGTAGGATACGGTCAACTGGCCGTTGGTGCCTCGGTCAAGGACCAGTTCCGGCTGATCCAGATAGATATTGTCAATCATCGCAACCACGGTCACGTCGCAGGTGGCGGTGAATTTTCCGCACGTCGCCGTGATGGTGGCCGTCCCGATTTTATGACCGGTCACATTCCCCTGCTGATCGACAGCCGCAATACTCGGATCGGAGCTGCTCCATGTCACGGTCTGGTCGTCGGTCGTGTCTTCCGGCGAAAAAATCACTGCTAACTTGTCTGTCCTGTCGCGGTTGACGGTCAACGTGGTTTTGTCCATGCTGATTCCCGTCATGGGGGATACTACCGTAATTTCACATGATCCCGAGAATCCAGTCAATTCAGATTTTGCTTTAATCGTGGCCTTCCCGGTCTTGATGGCCGTGACCAGGCCGTTGCCGTCTACCGTCGCAACTTCCGGATCAGAAGAAGACCAGACAATCGCTTTGTCCTCGGTGGTGTCTTCCGGAATCGTTTTGGCGGTAAGCTGCGCGGTATCTCCCTTGACGACGGAAAGTTCCTCATAATTGATGGAGATACCTTCCATCAGAACCACGACCGTAACATTACATGTCGCCGTGTGTGATCCCACTTTTGCAGTGATCGCCGTTTCCCCGGCGTTCACGCCCGTAACCAGGCCCTTGCTGTCTACCGTGGCAACATCCGCGTTGGAAGAGGACCAGACGGTAGTCTTGCTTTCCGTGGTGTTGGAGGGGGAGATCAGCGCCGTAAGCTGTAAGGTGTTATGCCGGTTGATCGTAACATCCGTCTGGTCAAGCTTAACCTCACTGATCGGGACGGAGTGATTTCCGCCGCCCGGCGTCGGCCGGTTCCCCGGAATAATGGTCCCGGAGGAAGGGGAACTGCTGGAACTTCCGGAACTGCTGCCGCCGCCGGAAGAATTGTCCTGTCCAGAATCGGAAGATGTAGGGCCGGAGCTGCCCGGCTTATGTGATGTTGAGGAAGAGTTTGATCCGGTCCCTGGGACCAGAGGAATCCCGGCTCCCTCTTTTCCGTTTCCTGTTCCTTTTAGCGTGAAAAGGAATCCGTCGCCGGTATCCTTTCCATTGGCAGAATCACCATCGGCGTTGATGCCCGATGCGTTTGTTTTCTCGAATAGGCTTCCGTCATCACCAAACCCGGAAAAAGCTTTTCTTCCTTGGCCGTGATTAAAGACGGATCCGTCCGTAATCTGGCCCGGCGTAACAAAGCCTGCGCCGCCCGATTTTGAATCCTGGCCGTCCTGCGGGATCGGCGCTTTTGGTATGTTCAACAGATCGAATCCCATGGCGTCGCTTAAAAAAGTGCCGCCAAAGATCCCGAAAATTACGAAGAGCGCACCAATCAGGATCAAAATGGTTTTTCGGCGCTCTTTTTTCTTTTCCTGCTTATCCATGTTTGCCTCCTTTTCAGGCGAATAAAGAAAGAATGAAAAATCTTATGAAAACTTGGCCGTGTATCCGGCAACTGTTTTCATGGGGATCTCCAATGGGGGAATTGCGCCCCAGCCAAAGGACAGCGGGACAGTTACCGTATAACTCGCATTCCCGGTAAATTTCTTTTCGCTGCCGGCAGCGTCCGGCGCGAACGGCGTATTGGTCATCTGAACGGAAAGACCGGAAATCCGGAATTCGAGGTTTTCCCCGATATATTTGGAATGTCCGCTGCCGTCCGGCTGCGTTCCAAACTGATTGTCCAGGATCGTATAGACAATATCGGAATCGACATCCTCCGTCCAGCTCGCGCTGTCCTTCTTATACCCGCCGCTGTATCCTTCCCGGAGGCCGTCGTAAAGCCTGGCGTAATTTTCCGTGCAGGCTTTTGTTACGACAGCATCCATGCCGTCGCGGGTGCCTTGCGCGATGATCT
This window of the Ruminococcaceae bacterium BL-6 genome carries:
- a CDS encoding conserved protein of unknown function (Evidence 4 : Unknown function but conserved in other organisms) — encoded protein: MEVIHKVRSILKSNKGASVFWIAFVALSLLVIVSAGYEYIRLQIIAQGTRDGMDAVVTKACTENYARLYDGLREGYSGGYKKDSASWTEDVDSDIVYTILDNQFGTQPDGSGHSKYIGENLEFRISGLSVQMTNTPFAPDAAGSEKKFTGNASYTVTVPLSFGWGAIPPLEIPMKTVAGYTAKFS
- a CDS encoding protein of unknown function (Evidence 5 : Unknown function), whose amino-acid sequence is MDKQEKKKERRKTILILIGALFVIFGIFGGTFLSDAMGFDLLNIPKAPIPQDGQDSKSGGAGFVTPGQITDGSVFNHGQGRKAFSGFGDDGSLFEKTNASGINADGDSANGKDTGDGFLFTLKGTGNGKEGAGIPLVPGTGSNSSSTSHKPGSSGPTSSDSGQDNSSGGGSSSGSSSSSPSSGTIIPGNRPTPGGGNHSVPISEVKLDQTDVTINRHNTLQLTALISPSNTTESKTTVWSSSNADVATVDSKGLVTGVNAGETAITAKVGSHTATCNVTVVVLMEGISINYEELSVVKGDTAQLTAKTIPEDTTEDKAIVWSSSDPEVATVDGNGLVTAIKTGKATIKAKSELTGFSGSCEITVVSPMTGISMDKTTLTVNRDRTDKLAVIFSPEDTTDDQTVTWSSSDPSIAAVDQQGNVTGHKIGTATITATCGKFTATCDVTVVAMIDNIYLDQPELVLDRGTNGQLTVSYEPPDTTEDKTVTWTSSNPEIATVDNTGKVTAVSAGDAKITAKVGTHTATCNVTVVVLIHSISLDKANLTLDRGTNDQLKVSIDPPDTTEDTTVTWTSSNPAVATVDSTGKVAAISKGETTITAKIGTHIATCKVTIVILIHSISLDKADLTLDRGTNDQLKVSIDPPDTTEDTTVTWTSSNPAVATVDSTGKVTAISKGSTTITVKIGTHTATCKITVVVLIHSISLDKASLTLDRGTNQSLAVSIDPADTTENKAVTWTSSNPAVATVDSTGKVTAVSKGSTTITAKVGTHTATCKITVVVLIHSISLDKTSLSLKKTNTANLTVSYDPADTTEIKTVTWTSSNPAAATVDSSGKVTATSAGETTITAKVGTHTATCVVGVGVKYTVTVEEGDQTCTGEEIYMYADGSGEFGAWENDSMSYKHGVCYINIDFSEEINIEDNSDVSITFRDKRKSGKTSECYVFLRSPSTFNSTSARQSMSNGTKTWYSTSTSTSKVRLEFSAHVAAFDGEDSGDIFIHWDSGSLVVFGQPITGLTGYLDF